Proteins from one Asterias rubens chromosome 21, eAstRub1.3, whole genome shotgun sequence genomic window:
- the LOC117304653 gene encoding uncharacterized protein LOC117304653 has protein sequence MPWHNLSEFIPWILAIFFVLFLIACCSWLYRCVQKCEDQCPGILPARSPYNPNSPMTPFPNIRHTRNCESTRRMTMRRATQESNNEPSGSIMSSTSIVHYHGPKSPPYAERPPPPSYEEACGSGVPSLSQQQATSAAIIDTEPIPTENIESVSVSSVPHSDVRDVVNDSVVIDIPQDEPLINDDDDDDDDMELQDVVIEPTALETANSDVMETGDHVLL, from the exons ATGCCCTGGCATA ATTTATCCGAATTTATCCCGTGGATACTCGCGATCTTTTTCGTCCTGTTCTTAATTGCTTGCTGCTCGTGGCTCTACAGATGTGTACAGAAATGTGAGGATCAATGCCCTGGTATATTACCAGCTCGAAGCCCATACAACCCAAACTCTCCCATGACGCCATTCCCTAACATCAGACACACGAGGAACTGCGAGAGTACAAGACGTATGACAATGCGACGGGCGACCCAAGAATCAAATAATGAGCCATCGGGTAGTATCATGTCCTCTACGTCGATTGTTCATTATCATGGACCGAAATCACCACCCTACGCAGAGCGCCCTCCACCGCCCTCTTATGAAGAGGCTTGCGGTTCCGGTGTCCCCTCCCTATCGCAACAGCAGGCTACGAGTGCCGCAATAATCGATACTGAACCGATCCCGACTGAAAACATCGAATCGGTGTCAGTGTCGAGTGTGCCTCACTCTGATGTACGTGATGTCGTCAATGACTCGGTTGTCATTGATATCCCACAAGACGAGCCACTCATAAATGACGATGACGACGATGACGACGACATGGAATTACAAGATGTCGTCATTGAACCAACAGCATTGGAAACAGCTAATAGTGACGTCATGGAGACTGGTGATCACGTGTTACTTTGA
- the LOC117304722 gene encoding uncharacterized protein LOC117304722: MAPSTRVLVLLFVLVLVFHLTESRSHQKLTRSSRRSLTRRTTRRVTSYNSNTGYPARGGFFWWHIVLIILGIVLVFALMYCCVRQCMNREPESDTPGIHTTRDQIQLRDHKTVNHFPNHYSAPQNGYASDGGFNHPPVDAMYPPRVVNSSYPPSCDVMYTPSSSPAPPSYGNVIGFHKEMIDEGAIDVQRPDQWEDDVNFKRKDFGVI, from the exons ATGGCGCCCTCTACTCGTGTGCTGGTTCTACTTTTTGTCCTGGTTTTGGTTTTTCACCTCACGGAGTCGA GATCTCATCAGAAACTAACCCGATCATCAAGACGCAGTCTAACAAGACGCACAACAAGGCGTGTCACGTCTTATAACAGTAACACAGGATACCCTGCGAGAGGAG GATTCTTTTGGTGGCACATCGTTCTGATTATTCTCGGTATAGTCTTAGTCTTCGCCCTTATGTACTGCTGCGTACGTCAATGTATGAACCGGGAGCCTGAATCCGATACTCCAGGTATTCACACTACAAGGGACCAGATACAACTCCGGGATCACAAAACAGTCAATCATTTCCCAAACCACTACTCGGCACCGCAGAATGGATACGCTTCGGACGGTGGCTTCAACCACCCACCGGTGGATGCGATGTACCCACCACGCGTGGTCAACTCGTCATACCCTCCCTCATGTGACGTCATGTACACGCCTTCTTCGTCTCCTGCACCGCCCTCTTACGGTAACGTTATAGGGTTTCACAAGGAGATGATCGATGAGGGCGCTATTGATGTTCAACGACCTGACCAATGGGAGGACGATGTTAACTTTAAAAGGAAAGACTTTGGTGTGATTTAA
- the LOC117304467 gene encoding reticulon-4-interacting protein 1 homolog, mitochondrial-like yields the protein MWTVPFIFLVAAVTSYVLVPTETSLVLSEFPVNKTSVSALFTILSVVTFIRDFMEHRQKPPREIEKTSPPSTAQPQTSTPLPPKRCMRGVIIQSYGEDSISVSNEVARPEVTYVDEVLVRVHAASVNPLDIKISTGIGQELCNSMRSMKGMPAGGGREFPIILGRDFSGVVERVGSKVTKFKVGDEVWATLPFYHREGSMGDYIVVTEEFLSKKPRNISHEEAAALPNVGTCVWCSLVLTAVIGSKRTKQQRVLITGGTGGVGTFATQLIKAWGGHVTATCQDAHGVKLLSDLGADYVINISEVDLETSLIDKPKFDVIIDTVGPSVRQACFKLCDKKSFFVSMVSPSLENADKYGVMVGAFLTNFSKMKQSWANRCDFRWGFTLPEGKILDRITKYVEAKKIKPVIDQVYKVEEAKKAFRHVETGPTKGKTVVTFE from the exons ATGTGGACTGTACCGTTCATCTTTCTTGTGGCTGCGGTGACGTCTTATGTGCTCGTACCAACAGAAACATCACTCGTTCTAAGTGAATTCCCAG TAAATAAAACCAGTGTCTCAGCTTTGTTCACAATTCTATCAGTGGTCACATTCATCAGGGATTTCATGGAACACAGACAAAAACCACCAAGAGAAATTGAAAAGACATCGCCTCCCTCTACAGCCCAACCTCAAACCTCAACCCCATTGCCTCCAAAGAGGTGTATGCGAGGCGTCATAATACAGAGCTATGGTGAAGACAGCATCAGTGTGAGTAACGAGGTAGCTCGTCCTGAGGTTACTTACGTTGATGAGGTGTTAGTACGAGTTCATGCAGCTTCCGTTAACCCTCTCGACATAAAGATCAGCACAGGGATTGGACAGGAACTTTGCAATAGCATGAGGTCTATGAAAGGA ATGCCTGCAGGAGGTGGCAGGGAGTTTCCCATTATTCTTGGAAGAGATTTTTCAGGAGTAGTGGAGCGtgttgggtcaaaggtcacaaagTTCAAAGTGGGAGATGAA GTGTGGGCCACTCTACCATTCTACCATCGTGAAGGCAGTATGGGTGACTACATTGTCGTAACGGAGGAATTTCTCTCTAAGAAGCCAAGAAACATCAGCCATGAGGAAGCTGCAGCATTGCCTAATGTGGGAACTTGTGTCTGGTGCTCATTGGTTCTCACTGCTGTCATTGGATCAAAGAGAACTAAACAACAAAG GGTTTTAATTACTGGCGGCACAGGAGGGGTCGGAACATTTGCAACTCAGCTCATCAAGGCATGGGGAGGTCATGTGACAGCCACTTGTCAAGACGCACATGGAGTGAAACTTCTTAGTGATCTTGGAGCAGATTATGTCATCAACATCTCAGAGGTTGATTTAGAGACTTCTCTTATCGACAAACCAAA GTTTGACGTAATAATTGACACCGTAGGTCCTTCAGTTCGGCAGGCATGTTTTAAACTGTGTGATAAAAAGAGTTTCTTTGTCAGCATGGTGTCCCCTTCCCTTGAAAACGCTGATAAGTATGGAGTGATGGTCGGAGCTTTTTTGACCAACTTCTCGAAAATGAAACAG TCTTGGGCCAACAGATGTGACTTTCGATGGGGTTTTACTCTACCTGAAGGGAAGATCCTTGACAGAATAACAAAATATGTCGAGGCAAAGAAG atAAAACCGGTTATAGACCAAGTGTACAAAGTGGAGGAAGCCAAAAAAGCATTTCGACATGTAGAGACTGGCCCAACGAAGGGGAAAACGGTCGTCACATTTGAATAA
- the LOC117304470 gene encoding 40S ribosomal protein S7-like isoform X2: MAVFNAGAKIIKPQGEKADEFELSISQALLELEINSELKSQLRELFITGAKEIDFGANKKAIVIFVPVPQLRGFQKVQNRLVRELEKKFSGKHVVFVAQRRILPKPTRKSRTKNKQKRPRSRTLTAVHDSILEDLVYPSEIVGKRTRVRLDGTKIIKVHLDKSQQIQVDYKTDTFSAVYKKLTGKDVLFEFPDWTL, encoded by the exons ATGGCCGTGTTCAATGCAGGAGCCAAGATCATTAAGCCACAAGGCGAAAAGGCAGATGAATTTGAACTGTCCATCTCACAG GCCCTCCTTGAACTTGAGATCAACTCTGAGTTGAAGAGTCAACTTCGTGAGCTCTTCATCACCGGAGCCAAg GAAATTGATTTTGGAGCCAACAAGAAGGCGATTGTCATCTTCGTTCCAGTGCCACAGCTTAGGGGTTTCCAGAAAGTCCAGAACAGATTGGTGCGAGAACTTGAGAAGAAGTTCAGCGGCAAGCATGTTGTGTTTGTAGCACAg AGACGTATCCTCCCCAAGCCAACGCGCAAATCAAGAACGAAGAACAAGCAGAAGCGCCCCCGTAGCAGGACTTTGACTGCAGTGCATGACTCTATCCTGGAGGACCTCGTCTACCCATCGGAGATTGTCGGCAAGAGGACCCGGGTTAGACTAGATGGAACCAAAATCATCAAGGTGCATCTAGACAAGAGCCAACAGATTCAGGTGGACTACAAG ACCGACACCTTCAGTGCCGTCTACAAGAAGTTGACCGGCAAAGATGTTCTCTTTGAGTTCCCCGACTGGACTCTTTAA
- the LOC117304470 gene encoding 40S ribosomal protein S7-like isoform X1, with protein sequence MPTQLYTHDNPWSKMAVFNAGAKIIKPQGEKADEFELSISQALLELEINSELKSQLRELFITGAKEIDFGANKKAIVIFVPVPQLRGFQKVQNRLVRELEKKFSGKHVVFVAQRRILPKPTRKSRTKNKQKRPRSRTLTAVHDSILEDLVYPSEIVGKRTRVRLDGTKIIKVHLDKSQQIQVDYKTDTFSAVYKKLTGKDVLFEFPDWTL encoded by the exons ATGCCCACCCAACTGTACACACACGACAAC CCGTGGTCCAAGATGGCCGTGTTCAATGCAGGAGCCAAGATCATTAAGCCACAAGGCGAAAAGGCAGATGAATTTGAACTGTCCATCTCACAG GCCCTCCTTGAACTTGAGATCAACTCTGAGTTGAAGAGTCAACTTCGTGAGCTCTTCATCACCGGAGCCAAg GAAATTGATTTTGGAGCCAACAAGAAGGCGATTGTCATCTTCGTTCCAGTGCCACAGCTTAGGGGTTTCCAGAAAGTCCAGAACAGATTGGTGCGAGAACTTGAGAAGAAGTTCAGCGGCAAGCATGTTGTGTTTGTAGCACAg AGACGTATCCTCCCCAAGCCAACGCGCAAATCAAGAACGAAGAACAAGCAGAAGCGCCCCCGTAGCAGGACTTTGACTGCAGTGCATGACTCTATCCTGGAGGACCTCGTCTACCCATCGGAGATTGTCGGCAAGAGGACCCGGGTTAGACTAGATGGAACCAAAATCATCAAGGTGCATCTAGACAAGAGCCAACAGATTCAGGTGGACTACAAG ACCGACACCTTCAGTGCCGTCTACAAGAAGTTGACCGGCAAAGATGTTCTCTTTGAGTTCCCCGACTGGACTCTTTAA
- the LOC117304468 gene encoding ribonuclease H1-like yields MSTSRFCRALGIYSHNMPKFGHYAVRSGRNVGVFESWDECKSNVDGFQGARYKKFGTAQEAWDFVNASDDPNPYFQKGHQSQGGKYHKNYSAPSSSNYSKKSVAASYAPASIGYEPQQIKYIPQSSYSTKRKHDLEPEYASSSFTYQSKKIRSSSTCSSSSSSRSSSSSSPPLGIGRAVVYTDGSCESNGRRGARAGVGVYWGDNHHYNTSERLEGRQTNQRAEITAAIRALETAKARDIKELTLYTDSKYTMKSITEWMHRWKHNGWKTAGNKDVQNKEDLKTLDGLCQQVNVDWKYVPGHANIKGNEAADSLARAGARMESTR; encoded by the exons ATGAGTACTTCCCGTTTTTGTCGGGCCCTTGGAATTTATTCACATAACATGCCAAAATTTGGCCACTATGCTGTCAGGAGTGGACGGAATGTGGGAGTTTTTGAGTCCTG GGATGAATGTAAATCCAATGTGGATGGCTTCCAAGGTGCCCGGTACAAGAAGTTTGGAACAGCTCAGGAGGCTTGGGACTTTGTGAATGCCAGTGACGATCCAAATCCTTATTTCCAAAAAGGACATCAATCTCAGGGAGGAAAATATCACAAGAATTATTCTGCGCCATCGTCGTCTAACTACAGCAAGAAATCCGTAGCTGCAAGTTATGCACCTGCTTCAATAGGCTATG AACCGCAACAGATAAAATACATTCCTCAGAGCTCGTACAGCACCAAGAGAAAACACGACCTGGAACCTGAGTACGCAAGCAGCTCATTTACATATCAATCCAAGAAGATAAGAAGTTCCAGCACttgttcatcatcatcatcatctcgTAGCTCATCTTCTTCATCTCCGCCATTAGGAATCG GACGGGCTGTTGTATACACTGATGGCTCATGTGAGAGTAACGGACGTAGGGGCGCCAGGGCTGGAGTCGGTGTGTATTGGGGAGACAACCACCACTATAACACCAGTGAGAGACTAGAGGGAAGACAGACCAATCAGAGAGCTGAGATTACG GCTGCCATAAGAGCTCTAGAAACGGCCAAGGCTAGGGATATCAAAGAGCTTACATTGTACACAGATAGCAAGTACACAATGAAAT CCATAACAGAATGGATGCATCGCTGGAAACACAATGGCTGGAAGACAGCGGGAAACAAAGACGTTCAGAACAAGGAAGATTTAAAGACGCTTGATGGTCTCTGTCAACAAGTCAACGTAGACTGG AAATACGTGCCAGGCCATGCCAATATCAAAGGCAACGAAGCAGCGGATTCCCTAGCAAGGGCCGGAGCAAGAATGGAATCTACTAGATGA